The Streptomyces collinus DNA segment TCCGTTCGGCGTCGAGGGTGACGTCGAGGCCGTTGGTGCGGGCGCCGTCCACCAGCGCACCGAGACCGTCGAGCGTGGGAGCGGCGGACGGTTCCACGTCGCCGCTGCTGTCGCGCAGGATGCCGATCAGCCGCCGCATCTCGGCGAGCCCCTCCACGCTGTTCTCGCGGATGACCACGAGGGCGTCCTGTGAGGTCTTCGGGTCGTCGAGGGACAGCGCGGCGGTGGAGTGGATGGCGATGGCGGACAGATGGTTGGCGACCATGTCGTGCAGCTCGCGGGCCATCCGGGCACGTTCGGCGGTGACCGCCTGGGTGCGGTCCATCTCGGCGAGCAGCGCGGTCTGTTCGGCGCGCAGCCGGGCCGCCTCGGCCGCGTCACGGTGGTTGCGGACGATCAGACCCGTGGCGGCGGGGCCGAAGGACACGAGGCCGGTGATCACACCGATCAGCAGCGCCTCGGGCTCGCGCCAGACCGCGAACGGCACCACCGCCCCGGCCACCGAGAGGAGCCCGGTGATCCGCGGGATGCGGTGGGCCGATGCGGGCGGGCCGTACAGGACGGCCGCGTACATCAGGTCGGTGTACATCAGGACCGTGACCAGGTTGCCCTGGGTGACGGTGTCCAGGACGATCGCGGGCGTGCCGATCAGCAGCGCGCTGCGGGGGGCGGCCCGGCGCAGCAGCTCGCAGCCGGCCATGACGAAGAGCGGCAGCAGAAGCGGCCAGCGTCCCGGCAGGAGCACGTACGCCTCGGTGTGCGGCCGGGTGGCCAGGCCGACGCCCCACAGCAGCAGCCCGCCGAGCAGCCCGCCCAGCGCGATGTAGACGTCGAAACGGCGGGGTCGGGGGAGTCGTACGGCCATGTCACCATCCAACACGGCCGTCGCGCCCTGCGCGTGATCCCGGCGGAGGGTCCCCGGCTGCATCCTTCGATGTACTGCGGGTTCGTCAGTCGCGACGACGATTCCGGGCGCGCCGCACGGGAGCCTGAAGAGGTGACCGAGAGGAGCGAACCGTGATCGTCGCATTGATCGCAGCCTGCGAGATCGGCTTCTGGGTACTGCTGGCGGCCGGCCTGGGCGCCCGCTACCTGCTGCGCATGCCACGGCTGGGACTGGGCCTGCTGCTGTGCGAGCCGCTGCTGGAGGTCGTCCTGCTGGTCGCCACCGCGCTGGACCTGAAGAACGGTGCCGAGCCGAACTGGACGCACGGCCTGGCCGCGCTGTACATCGGCTACACCGTCGGGCACGGCCACCGCACGGTGAAGTGGCTGGACGGCCACGCCGCGCACCGGCTGGGCGGGGCCCCGAAACCGATCGGCCCACCGCGCTACGGCATGGCCCGGGCGCGCCACGAGGGCAAGGTCTGGCTGGGCACGCTGGTGGGCGCCGCCGTCGCGACCGTGCTCCTCCAGCTCGCGATCTGGTACGTGGACGACCCGAGCCGCGTGACCTCCCTGGAGAGCTGGCGCCATGTGGCCTGGCGTGCGGCCGGGATCCACGGACTGGTCGCGCTGAGCTATCTGATCTGGCCGCGGAAGGCTCCCGCGGAGGAGCCCGAGGTGTCACTGGAGAAGGAAGGGGTGCGCCGATGAGCCGGGCGCGCGGGAATCTCCTGGAAGGGCTCGCCACCTTCGCGGCGGGCTTGGGGCTGTGGTTGTTCGCCGGTGATGTGGAGGTGCCCCTGGTGACCCTCACGAAGACGGGGGTGGTGATGATGTACGTGGGCGGTGCGCTCGCCGCGGTGGGTCTGTGGCAGGCGGCGCGCCGGGGGACCTGAGTGCCGCCTGCCGAGTGCGGGTCCGTCGTGGCCGCTCGCGCAGTTCCCCGCGCCCCTTCCGGGCGCTTCTACCGCTCCCCGCCCGGAACCCACAACACGTCTCCGACCTGCTTGTTCGCCGTCCTCGCG contains these protein-coding regions:
- a CDS encoding DUF5708 family protein, with protein sequence MSRARGNLLEGLATFAAGLGLWLFAGDVEVPLVTLTKTGVVMMYVGGALAAVGLWQAARRGT
- a CDS encoding sensor histidine kinase, with product MAVRLPRPRRFDVYIALGGLLGGLLLWGVGLATRPHTEAYVLLPGRWPLLLPLFVMAGCELLRRAAPRSALLIGTPAIVLDTVTQGNLVTVLMYTDLMYAAVLYGPPASAHRIPRITGLLSVAGAVVPFAVWREPEALLIGVITGLVSFGPAATGLIVRNHRDAAEAARLRAEQTALLAEMDRTQAVTAERARMARELHDMVANHLSAIAIHSTAALSLDDPKTSQDALVVIRENSVEGLAEMRRLIGILRDSSGDVEPSAAPTLDGLGALVDGARTNGLDVTLDAERSEVPAPVELAAYRIVQESLTNALKHAAPGRVTVCLARRDGSLVVSVTSPYGDRDAPRAPGFGAGLVGMRERVALLDGTFEAAPEDSSEGKIWVVRATLPVSHSLEGDTA